CCCAACTCTTTAGTCAAACTgagaaggttgcttggaagaagcCAGCTCCAGTctcaagattaaataaatattattaaatttgaaaatgttaaaaagatCTAAATTACTCGCTTCGTAGAATTAGTTTTCCCAACAGGTGGTAACAAACCAAAaaggagtcactacaaataaacaaacttgaCTTGACTGACTTTTCATATTGAAGACAGACTCTGACTCTTTCTCAGATTCTTAAGCCTGGGAAACCTTGGCTATCTATAACAAACACACGACCGAACGAAGCTATAATTAAAGGTAGAACAATATTTTCCTCAACGAAAGtgttaaatgaaaatgaatttacCGTAGGAATGCGGAATTTTGATTCTACAGGGAAAAATCAGTCTGcggtagttttgttttttttaaagtaaattttccgCTCTACGTCATGGAAGGATTTTAATTGTCTGGGCGACGAACTTGAAGTGTTCTCACTTTATTGTTTGGGGTAATTCATGTTTCTGCCCATAGGATGTACCTAATGTTTGTAacactaaacaataacaaatacatgcactctctttttttaatagtaggGTTTTTTTCGACTTTTGCTAAAGTATCACGGgacacgtacaacggacggtccagCCAACCAAGTACGGCGACTGGCCCagggaaagaaaagaaaagaaagaatcTCGGGCTCAGTAAGATGCTGGTCTAGTGAGACCAACAAGACAATCTGCGTGacaaaatgtgttttaatatataacgAAGCCCCAAAGCACATATCAATCTTAAAGTATCGATACAATCATTACACTTCGTGGAAGTATATTTTGTGGAATAACTAAAAACTTAATGATACGTTCTTAATTGAGTTAGCCTCGGCATTTAAAGCATTTGAATAATGTTAAACAATGCTTCATATAagtgggttggtgggttttcGCCATGCCTTAAATATACTTCGCCAATGTCGCGTAGGTAGCTTGAATAAAACACAGAGGAGGTTCAAGGGGCTACAAACAAATCTTTCTTcataataatactatataataatatgccCGAAATGGATACCTACTCTGTAAATCTAGCAGTTCTTTGcctgttatattatttgaacGGAAGATTTTAGTTGAGATTGATTTTATAACTAACTCTGGCCCGAGTAACCTAGAATTCTCCTGActtataataagtaggtacttagatAATTTCACGATATTACAGGCCTCTTCAACCTACTTATCGTTTTATTAATAAGAAGGGTGAACTTTCGATatctcttttttttacttttttattccactacaagttgtcTTTTGGATGCAATCACACCTCCGTGTAATGATGCGGACTAAAATGATAacgctaacctgttagggctatGGCAGTTTCCAAAAACCCATAGGAACACCTATtaagtttctacgtgacatcgtaccggaacgctgaatcgcttagcggcacgtcttttttgaTAGGGTGGAAACTAGAtttcgaatccgggacctcccgtTTAAacccacagcactcaccgctgcgaccgggaggtcgtcaaaccaTCATCCATAGATACTACTATAAACCAAAATTAATGCTGCCCAGTTAAGTTACCTTTATATCAAACTTTTAAcaaatagtacctacctatgaacgttaaaaaaagaacaaaaatgttAATACCGAATTGTTACTCTATCATTTTATTAACTAAAGGATATTCAACGACAAactagtaaattcaaattcaaaattcatttatttcaagtaggcctaatataagcacttttgaaacgtcaagtctgtctttaTCTATACTCCTGTCAATAATTGTAagctgaatttaaaattaaagtaaaagcaTTAggtattaatacttattatatatatgttaaatatatatatttgtcaaTTTTCATGCATTTTTCAAgctttttttactatatatattcgGGTCtctttgatttataaataagttattgCAAATGCGAATTACTATATCTAATAATAgaaccattttaatgtaaattttgattgtttatttaacatttttattataaatacctattaattAAGGGCAATGGGTAGAGGTAGGGGTTAAGAAGAATTAGGGGCATCGTTCTGATATAACTGTCATAattccaaaaattttaatatgtaagtaCTCAATatgcaaatcattttattcttaaaattaactTTGCGGGACCTTGGTCGGAGATGGACTCCTTCTATTAATTTCTGTGTTCACCGTCTTATACCTTATGTCCAGcgatttattatcattatttcgATACCTTCTGTTCACCTAAAGAACAAAGTGGTTCACCAAAACTGCGCTATTTCGTCACCTTTGCCCTCTCTATGATTCATAATCTTTGAGTTACGTGTTCACTGTACGACTTCAGTTTCATTCAGTCGAAGTCGTTTCATTCTTGTTCTTCTCCGGATTTCCTCATTTCTTCTTTGGTTACGTGGAGAAAGTAAAAGCAGAGTGACATAGCTTTCGCCATGTCCTCTCAAAAACATGAAACTATTCATGCTACATCTTAATAAAAACGATCTAAATCGTAATCTATCAAACAAACAATCATAAACAGCAGCTCGAATCTATTGTTTGCCCAATGAAACAATACTTTTAAAGCTTTCATTTGCTTTTTAATTTCACAATAGTATGTATCTacctccatggcgcaacggtgagcgctgtgaatttaagtaggaggtcccgggttcgattcccggcaggggtaatttggtaattaatttctgaattttctctggtctggtctggtgtgaggctttggccgtggctagttaccaccctaccgacaaagacgtgccgctaagcgatgtagtgttccggtgcgatgtcatgtggaaaccgattaggggtatgactaccatactccctaacaggttaggacCCGCTCCATCTTAGACATCATCATctattaccaccaggtgagattgcaatcaacgTCTAACGTgtagtagaatttaaaaaaaacctacaagtataatatattaGATGACTAACCACATGCTACTAATTATAGACTTCTCTCATGCAGAGCTAAGTGCGAGCATCAAGAGGGAGAAGATCGTCGAAATATGCGAGGGTTGCGGCCAGAAGATCCAGGATCGCTATCTGATGAGGGTCGGTGACCTCTCCTGGCACGAACAATGTCTCAGCTGCTGCGTATGCGGTTGCCCTCTGGCTCACACCTGCTACACAAGAAATGCTAAGCTCTATTGCAAGCCCGACTACGATAGGTAATAttcttttacataaaatatctacCCATAGTATATCGTTACCTTAACCTGAGTTATAAAACATTGCGAATTTTGCTTGCGTGCTAGCGAAATTGCACAGCGATTAACAAAATGCTGCGCGTCTCCCCCTTTATTTTGCGTCATTAGTTTCGTTTGCCACAGATTGTTTGGCGTCAAATGCACCCGTTGCGGCGACAGACTGCTACCCCAGGAGATGGTCATGCGAGCGCAGCAATACGTGTTCCACATACAATGCTTCGTGTGTGTCATGTGCTGCCAGCCGCTACAGAAGGGGGAACAATACGTTATAAGGGCTGGCCAAATATTCTGTCGGCAAGATTTTGAAAAAGAGATGTATTTGATGCAACACGCAGAAGACGACATGATCATAGATGATTCGGAACGGCCGCGTGATGGTAGACGTGGGCCGAAGCGACCACGCACTATCCTCACGTCAGCTCAAAGGAGACAGTTCAAAGCTTCTTTCGAAGTCAGCCCGAAACCGTGTCGTAAAGTGCGCGAGGCTCTTGCCAAGGATACAGGTTTAAGCGTTCGAGTTGTCCAAGTCTGGTTCCAGAATCAAAGAGCTAAGATGAAAAAGATTCAACGTAAAGCTAAACAGGAGGGAGATAAGAACGCTGACAAAGAGAAAGACAAGGATGAGAAGAGCATTAAACAAGAATCGCCTTCGAGTGAGCACGGGAACTATCTTGGCTTAGATAACTCGTATTCGGCCTCAAGTCAGCCACTTAACCCGAATCTGCCTTATTCTCCTGATGGTACGTAGCTTTGGTTTATATTAAACAacatcaaaacaaaacaaaataagttcAAAAACTAAAGCACAAGTATGTCTACTCAGAATACGTTTGTATTACAGTACAACATAAAACGGTATAATTTACCTAAGTATAAAGgtattaataaatgtaaaatgaatttgaatacatttttatttcttcctGCTAGTATACAGAGTATAGTTGACTACCTAGTACATTGTTTTCATTAATGTAAACATAAGTTTATATCGAAACAAACATCCCTGCGGCTTCAGCGGTAATCTGTATGGGAGAactctataattttttatttattcagtacGTCAAGTCACGTTTGTAAAGTTGAAAGCTACTTTTAAttagagatataaataaaagatttatggAAAAAAGGGTTGCACAGGGAAATATTTTAGACCCGTTCTGtaaatagttatataaacaaaatttccacataatgtcacaaatgatatttaaatgattttagaTGGACTCTGGTATTTTTTAATCTGGTATATCACGATAGTTAAATCATACAATAATTTTTTGGTGGTTTATTTATCACTATACATTTTATAGTGACTGCAGAGGTTCTGGCTGGGCCTATATATCGAGGCGGTAGATTGGtagagatatatataaatggtTAATGTTTCTTGTTGTTTCTGATAAGCatgtaaaatatacctactttagtAGTTCATTGCATTGATTACTACGtttataaatgaaattgaaaactataaaatgaaatgatacATTAACTCTATAACAGCAAATGCGGATATGTCAGGAATAAAGCTTTCCGTATAGATAAGCACCATAAACTCACTCAATTGTATCACATATCTTAAAATCAACACTGCTTGTTTAGACTTAACTTGTTATTTTAAAGTGCTTTTTCTAGTGAG
The sequence above is a segment of the Pararge aegeria chromosome Z, ilParAegt1.1, whole genome shotgun sequence genome. Coding sequences within it:
- the LOC120636533 gene encoding LIM homeobox transcription factor 1-beta, with translation MLEFYTNINSGLMPESIQPPLSCAGRTELSASIKREKIVEICEGCGQKIQDRYLMRVGDLSWHEQCLSCCVCGCPLAHTCYTRNAKLYCKPDYDRLFGVKCTRCGDRLLPQEMVMRAQQYVFHIQCFVCVMCCQPLQKGEQYVIRAGQIFCRQDFEKEMYLMQHAEDDMIIDDSERPRDGRRGPKRPRTILTSAQRRQFKASFEVSPKPCRKVREALAKDTGLSVRVVQVWFQNQRAKMKKIQRKAKQEGDKNADKEKDKDEKSIKQESPSSEHGNYLGLDNSYSASSQPLNPNLPYSPDDYPTHSGDSFCSSDISLDGSNFDHLDEGASDTMSLQNLEVPHHAHQLGNHSSHEPLNLGTGAVVNPIDKLYLMQNSYFSTDH